One Cellulomonas soli DNA window includes the following coding sequences:
- a CDS encoding serine hydrolase domain-containing protein, whose translation MPADLTDRLLAVRDEADRLAADDAFSGVLHVQRGDQVLLTSAHGVASRRWSAPVTTRTRFDIASVTKLFTSVAVLQQVDAGTLDLDASIHRYVDLTGTTVSPDVTLRHLLSHTSGIADDADEEAGESYEALWVDRPTYSVTETADFLPQFVHKTPVFAPGAGCRYCNVGYVLAGLAVERVSGERYRDVVVRDVLGRARMHDSGFFDMREAVPDVAEGWEPVRDDEDGPVVGWRQNIFSYPPIGSPDGGAHSTAADLVRFLDAVRAGELLSEASTAAFLAPHALHHTVDDPRPGGPAAVHFAFGLEIETTPQGTVRSLSKDGINVGASAIVRHYPAQDVTLAVVSNSEGGAWGPIRLLDAAVLPA comes from the coding sequence ATGCCCGCCGACCTGACCGACCGCCTGCTCGCCGTCCGCGACGAGGCCGACCGCCTCGCGGCCGACGACGCCTTCTCCGGGGTGCTGCACGTGCAGCGCGGCGACCAGGTGCTGCTGACGTCGGCCCACGGCGTCGCGAGCCGACGGTGGTCGGCGCCGGTCACCACCCGCACCCGCTTCGACATCGCCTCGGTGACGAAGCTGTTCACCTCGGTCGCCGTGCTGCAGCAGGTCGACGCGGGCACGCTCGACCTGGACGCCTCGATCCACCGCTACGTCGACCTGACCGGCACGACCGTCTCGCCCGACGTCACGCTGCGCCACCTGCTCAGCCACACGTCCGGGATCGCGGACGACGCCGACGAGGAGGCCGGGGAGTCCTACGAGGCGCTCTGGGTGGACCGGCCGACGTACTCGGTGACCGAGACCGCCGACTTCCTGCCCCAGTTCGTGCACAAGACGCCCGTGTTCGCCCCGGGCGCCGGCTGCCGCTACTGCAACGTCGGCTACGTGCTGGCCGGCCTGGCCGTGGAGCGGGTCAGCGGCGAGCGCTACCGCGACGTCGTCGTCCGCGACGTCCTGGGCCGCGCACGCATGCACGACTCGGGGTTCTTCGACATGCGCGAGGCCGTGCCGGACGTCGCCGAGGGCTGGGAGCCGGTGCGCGACGACGAGGACGGTCCGGTCGTCGGCTGGCGCCAGAACATCTTCTCCTACCCGCCGATCGGCTCCCCCGACGGCGGCGCGCACTCCACCGCGGCGGACCTCGTGCGGTTCCTCGACGCGGTCCGGGCGGGCGAGCTGCTGTCCGAGGCGTCCACGGCGGCCTTCCTCGCGCCCCACGCGCTGCACCACACCGTCGACGACCCGCGCCCGGGCGGCCCCGCGGCCGTGCACTTCGCGTTCGGTCTCGAGATCGAGACGACCCCGCAGGGCACCGTCCGCTCGCTGTCCAAGGACGGGATCAACGTCGGGGCGAGCGCGATCGTGCGGCACTACCCGGCGCAGGACGTCACCCTCGCGGTCGTCTCCAACAGCGAGGGCGGCGCCTGGGGACCGATCCGTCTGCTGGACGCCGCGGTCCTCCCGGCCTGA
- a CDS encoding ATP-binding cassette domain-containing protein has translation MSTTASTPPPGPHVADSHGLIRVHGARVNNLKDVDVVLPKRRLTVFTGVSGSGKSSLVFGTIAAESQRMINETYSAFVQGFMPTLARPDVDVLDGLTTAIIVDQERMGANVRSTVGTATDANALLRILFSRLGQPYLGSPQAFSFNVASVSGAGAVTMQRGGSTVKERRSFTVTGGMCPRCEGRGSVTDFDLTQLYDESKSLNEGALTIPGYSVDGWYGRIFSGCGFFDPDKPIREFTKPELHDLLHKEPTKIKVDGINLTYEGLIPKIQKSFLSKDVDALQPHVRAFVERTVVFTTCPDCEGTRLNEGARSSRIGGVSIADACAMQISDLATWVRGLDEPGVAPLLASLRETLDSFVQIGLGYLSLDRSSGTLSGGEAQRTKMIRNLGSSLTDVTYVFDEPTIGLHPHDIARMNELLLQLRDKGNTVLVVEHKPEAIAIADHVVDLGPGAGTAGGTICFEGTVDGLRASDTVTGRHLDDRATLKAAVRTPTGRLEIRGAHAHNLRDVDVDIPLGVLVVVTGVAGSGKSSLVHGSIPAGAGVVSIDQGAIRGSRRSNPATYTGLLEPIRKAFAKANGVKPALFSPNSEGACPACNGAGVIYTDLGMMAGVATVCEECEGRRFDASVLEYRFGGRDISEVLAMSVTDAEQFFGTGEARTPAAHAVLDRLADVGLGYLSLGQPLTTLSGGERQRLKLATHLGEKGGVYVLDEPTAGLHLADVAQLLGLLDRLVDSGKSVIVVEHHQAVMAHADWIVDLGPGAGHDGGTVVFEGTPAQLVADRSTLTGRHLATYVGA, from the coding sequence ATGAGCACGACCGCGAGCACCCCGCCGCCCGGCCCGCACGTCGCCGACAGCCACGGTCTCATCCGCGTGCACGGCGCGCGCGTGAACAACCTCAAGGACGTCGACGTCGTGCTGCCCAAGCGCCGGCTGACCGTGTTCACGGGCGTGTCCGGCTCGGGCAAGAGCTCGCTCGTCTTCGGCACGATCGCCGCCGAGTCGCAGCGGATGATCAACGAGACCTACAGCGCGTTCGTGCAGGGCTTCATGCCCACGCTCGCCCGCCCCGACGTCGACGTGCTCGACGGCCTGACCACGGCGATCATCGTCGACCAGGAGCGGATGGGCGCCAACGTGCGCTCCACCGTGGGCACCGCCACCGACGCCAACGCCCTGCTGCGCATCCTGTTCAGCCGGCTCGGGCAGCCGTACCTCGGTTCGCCGCAGGCCTTCTCGTTCAACGTCGCGTCCGTCTCGGGGGCAGGCGCGGTGACCATGCAGCGCGGCGGCAGCACCGTCAAGGAACGGCGCAGCTTCACCGTGACCGGCGGCATGTGCCCGCGCTGCGAGGGGCGCGGCTCCGTCACCGACTTCGACCTCACCCAGCTCTACGACGAGTCCAAGTCGCTCAACGAGGGCGCCCTGACCATCCCCGGCTACAGCGTGGACGGCTGGTACGGCCGGATCTTCAGCGGCTGCGGCTTCTTCGACCCTGACAAGCCCATCCGCGAGTTCACGAAGCCCGAGCTGCACGACCTGCTGCACAAGGAGCCGACCAAGATCAAGGTCGACGGGATCAACCTCACCTACGAGGGTCTGATCCCGAAGATCCAGAAGTCGTTCCTGTCCAAGGACGTCGACGCGCTGCAGCCGCACGTGCGGGCGTTCGTGGAGCGCACGGTCGTCTTCACCACCTGCCCCGACTGCGAGGGCACCCGGCTCAACGAGGGCGCCAGGTCCTCCCGCATCGGCGGGGTCAGCATCGCCGACGCGTGCGCGATGCAGATCAGCGACCTGGCCACCTGGGTGCGCGGCCTCGACGAACCCGGGGTGGCACCTCTGCTCGCGTCGCTGCGCGAGACTCTCGACTCGTTCGTGCAGATCGGCCTCGGCTACCTCTCGCTCGACCGCTCCTCGGGCACGCTGTCCGGCGGCGAGGCCCAGCGCACCAAGATGATCCGGAACCTCGGCTCGTCGCTCACCGACGTCACCTACGTCTTCGACGAGCCGACCATCGGCCTGCACCCGCACGACATCGCCCGGATGAACGAGCTGCTGCTGCAGCTGCGCGACAAGGGCAACACCGTGCTCGTCGTCGAGCACAAGCCCGAGGCCATCGCGATCGCCGACCACGTGGTCGACCTCGGACCCGGCGCCGGGACGGCCGGCGGCACCATCTGCTTCGAGGGGACCGTCGACGGGCTGCGCGCCTCCGACACCGTGACCGGCCGCCACCTGGACGACCGCGCGACCCTCAAGGCTGCGGTCCGGACGCCCACCGGCCGGCTGGAGATCCGCGGGGCGCACGCGCACAACCTGCGCGACGTCGACGTCGACATCCCGCTCGGCGTGCTCGTCGTCGTCACCGGCGTCGCCGGCTCCGGCAAGAGCTCGCTCGTGCACGGCTCGATCCCCGCAGGCGCCGGGGTCGTCTCGATCGACCAGGGCGCGATCCGCGGCTCACGGCGCAGCAACCCCGCCACGTACACCGGGCTGCTCGAGCCCATCCGCAAGGCGTTCGCCAAGGCCAACGGCGTCAAGCCGGCCCTGTTCAGCCCGAACTCCGAGGGTGCCTGCCCCGCGTGCAACGGCGCCGGCGTGATCTACACCGACCTGGGCATGATGGCCGGGGTCGCCACCGTGTGCGAGGAGTGCGAGGGCAGGCGGTTCGACGCCTCCGTGCTCGAGTACCGGTTCGGCGGCCGGGACATCAGCGAGGTGCTCGCGATGTCCGTGACCGACGCCGAGCAGTTCTTCGGCACGGGCGAGGCGCGCACCCCGGCCGCGCACGCCGTGCTCGACCGGCTCGCCGACGTCGGTCTCGGCTACCTCAGCCTCGGCCAGCCGCTGACCACCCTGTCCGGTGGCGAGCGGCAGCGGCTCAAGCTCGCCACGCACCTCGGCGAGAAGGGCGGCGTCTACGTGCTCGACGAGCCGACCGCCGGGCTGCACCTCGCCGACGTCGCGCAGCTGTTGGGCCTGCTCGACCGGCTCGTCGACTCCGGCAAGTCGGTGATCGTCGTCGAGCACCACCAGGCGGTGATGGCGCACGCCGACTGGATCGTCGACCTGGGCCCCGGCGCCGGGCACGACGGCGGCACGGTCGTGTTCGAGGGCACGCCCGCCCAGCTCGTCGCCGACCGCTCGACCCTCACGGGCCGGCACCTGGCGACCTACGTGGGCGCCTGA